From Candidatus Berkelbacteria bacterium, one genomic window encodes:
- a CDS encoding glycosyltransferase, producing MKRSTIIAKRLTIGLDGRAFTEPLTGLGQLAAEIILELIRRRDRIIIFTDQPPLPVYRRWLGRSVRWIIRPAPFRWWWELFTLPRLLRAYPVQVYHATGNQGAPLFGSTPSVLTVHDLIPLRRATSGSLIDRLYARFVTRPLIAQSVRRAVRITTVSRATRAELVAQFPAITLEKLSVVYNGLPTQTYPALGPKNNFHLPLGPYLLFFGGFDRRKQILELIEAFESIARNQPSLSLILAGQKNHYFETEVASRLARSSLARRIICPGYVDDRTLNRLIKKAIAIIYPSAAEGFGLPVLRAYAAGKPLVATDLPCFRELLGSKAPLISLPVTPASLAAALETTLANPAESAPVRDSRFSWRRSARLFRTLYQEVSVRTPRVESALRHLATTSQVKTQQVSLIATFWNEAHSIEAFIDSIAAQTRRPDEVVLVDGGSTDDTVERILKRKKREKNLKIRLEIVPGNRSVGRNRAIALARYPIIAATDVGCTLAPEWLEEIIQPFEENQATVWVKGWYQVLAHTPWQKVIGIFLVPPLGRVNPVNFLPSTRSEAFTKTAWALAGKFDPRLNHNEDTPFALELQRLGGHSVFTPFAYVYWEPPATPTAMYRVLRRYAVGDGESGVWTLQFTIASLLIILSLGLITLGLLGLQFAWFGLGLLWLIYLFAVYLDHPRLHLADWWRVAITRILILVAIISGYISGWRKRIR from the coding sequence ATTATTATCTTTACAGATCAGCCGCCGCTTCCAGTTTATCGACGCTGGCTGGGTCGATCGGTGCGGTGGATCATTAGGCCCGCGCCTTTTCGCTGGTGGTGGGAGCTATTCACTTTGCCTCGTTTACTCCGTGCTTACCCCGTTCAGGTTTATCATGCAACTGGCAATCAGGGCGCGCCGCTCTTTGGATCAACGCCATCGGTGCTGACTGTTCATGATTTAATTCCGCTCCGTCGCGCAACATCAGGCTCGCTGATCGACCGGCTATACGCTCGTTTTGTAACTCGCCCGCTTATCGCGCAAAGCGTACGGCGCGCTGTACGCATCACCACGGTTTCACGTGCGACTCGGGCTGAATTGGTTGCTCAATTTCCGGCCATAACGCTTGAGAAACTTTCGGTCGTCTACAATGGTTTGCCGACTCAAACTTATCCCGCGCTCGGACCAAAAAATAATTTTCATCTGCCCTTGGGTCCATACCTACTCTTTTTTGGCGGCTTCGACCGACGCAAGCAGATTCTAGAGCTCATCGAAGCTTTTGAAAGTATTGCTCGCAATCAGCCCAGTCTTTCACTTATTTTAGCGGGGCAGAAGAATCATTATTTCGAAACTGAAGTCGCATCTCGTTTGGCGCGCTCGTCTTTGGCGAGGAGAATTATTTGTCCGGGCTACGTCGATGACCGCACGCTTAATCGTCTCATTAAAAAGGCGATCGCGATTATTTATCCGTCGGCGGCCGAAGGTTTTGGTTTGCCGGTACTGCGTGCTTACGCCGCTGGCAAGCCGCTTGTTGCAACTGATCTACCATGTTTTCGCGAACTTCTTGGCTCAAAAGCGCCGCTCATATCATTGCCCGTCACGCCCGCCTCACTTGCCGCCGCGCTTGAAACGACTCTCGCGAATCCCGCAGAGAGCGCTCCAGTTAGAGATTCAAGGTTCTCCTGGCGTCGTTCGGCGCGTTTATTTCGTACGCTGTATCAAGAGGTATCAGTTCGAACGCCGCGCGTCGAATCGGCTTTGCGCCACCTTGCCACAACCTCGCAAGTAAAAACCCAACAAGTTTCCTTAATCGCAACTTTTTGGAATGAGGCTCACAGTATCGAAGCGTTTATCGATTCGATTGCCGCCCAAACTCGTCGACCCGATGAAGTTGTTTTAGTTGATGGCGGCTCAACCGATGACACTGTTGAGCGCATTCTAAAACGCAAAAAGCGAGAAAAAAATCTCAAAATTCGTCTTGAGATCGTGCCCGGAAATCGATCAGTTGGTCGGAATCGCGCGATCGCGCTTGCCCGCTATCCAATTATTGCCGCGACCGACGTTGGTTGCACTCTCGCCCCAGAGTGGCTCGAAGAAATCATTCAGCCATTCGAGGAAAATCAGGCGACAGTTTGGGTGAAGGGCTGGTATCAAGTATTGGCGCACACGCCTTGGCAGAAAGTTATTGGTATCTTTCTGGTGCCGCCGCTTGGTCGAGTCAATCCAGTCAACTTTTTACCTTCGACGCGTTCAGAAGCATTTACAAAAACGGCTTGGGCGCTGGCGGGCAAATTCGACCCACGCTTGAATCACAATGAAGACACCCCCTTTGCCCTGGAACTCCAGCGCCTCGGTGGCCATTCTGTCTTCACACCCTTTGCCTACGTTTATTGGGAACCGCCCGCGACGCCAACTGCAATGTATCGGGTTCTGCGACGTTACGCGGTGGGCGATGGCGAGTCCGGCGTCTGGACACTTCAATTTACTATCGCTTCTTTGCTTATCATTTTATCCTTGGGATTGATTACTCTAGGCTTACTGGGCTTGCAGTTCGCTTGGTTTGGGTTGGGATTGCTTTGGCTCATTTATCTTTTCGCGGTCTATCTGGATCACCCCAGGCTCCATTTGGCGGATTGGTGGCGGGTGGCGATTACTCGAATTCTGATTCTCGTCGCCATTATTAGCGGCTATATCAGTGGCTGGAGGAAAAGAATCAGATGA